One Halobaculum sp. CBA1158 DNA segment encodes these proteins:
- a CDS encoding N-acetyltransferase, whose protein sequence is MTIRPGRPADEPALRALQAHLREPSPSLLTHGLATGRVLVDRVPAEGGDARDADGVPVGYVLPVDGDGIHVAELVVHPEHRREGRATRLLSRVLARTQERVTLLVAADNDAARALYDDLGFRPVERRPRFYDDGTDAILLANDP, encoded by the coding sequence GTGACGATCCGCCCCGGTCGCCCGGCCGACGAGCCCGCCCTCCGCGCGCTTCAAGCGCACCTCCGCGAGCCGAGCCCGTCGCTGTTGACTCACGGGCTCGCGACCGGGCGCGTGCTCGTCGACCGCGTTCCGGCCGAGGGCGGCGACGCTCGAGACGCCGACGGGGTCCCCGTCGGCTACGTGCTCCCGGTGGACGGCGACGGAATTCACGTTGCGGAGCTGGTCGTCCACCCCGAACACCGACGGGAGGGTCGCGCGACGCGCCTGCTCTCGCGCGTGCTCGCGAGGACACAAGAGCGGGTCACGCTGCTGGTCGCCGCCGACAACGACGCCGCGCGGGCGCTGTACGACGACCTGGGGTTCCGACCGGTCGAGCGCCGCCCCCGCTTCTACGACGACGGGACGGACGCGATCCTGCTGGCGAACGATCCGTGA
- the cofC gene encoding 2-phospho-L-lactate guanylyltransferase produces the protein MSRPVDALVPFAPDRPKTRLSETLSPAERREFAEAMLSDVLAALRAAEFRPRLLATEATGRDVPETVDDRPLTEAVNAAFDAHDPGPESPLAVVMADLALATPRALARLHGRDGIGGDGADTSEGVADVTIAPGRGGGTNALLVRHPAFRVDYHGASSLDHLRAARDVGATVREVDSRRLATDIDEREDLAEVLLSGDGAARDWLVAAGFRLDTGDGRVSVVREGDG, from the coding sequence GTGTCCCGTCCCGTCGACGCGCTCGTTCCGTTCGCCCCCGACCGCCCGAAGACGCGGCTGTCGGAGACGCTCTCGCCCGCCGAGCGACGCGAGTTCGCCGAGGCGATGCTCTCGGACGTGCTCGCGGCGTTGCGGGCGGCGGAGTTCCGGCCGCGACTGCTCGCCACCGAGGCGACCGGCCGCGACGTGCCCGAGACGGTCGACGACCGGCCGCTGACCGAGGCGGTGAACGCCGCGTTCGACGCGCACGACCCAGGTCCGGAGTCGCCGCTGGCGGTGGTGATGGCGGACCTGGCGCTCGCGACGCCCCGGGCACTCGCACGCCTGCACGGTCGCGACGGCATCGGCGGCGACGGTGCCGACACCAGCGAGGGCGTCGCCGACGTGACGATCGCCCCGGGTCGCGGCGGCGGCACGAACGCGCTGCTCGTCCGACATCCGGCGTTCCGTGTCGACTACCACGGCGCGTCGTCGCTCGATCACCTCCGGGCGGCTCGCGACGTCGGCGCGACCGTTCGCGAGGTCGACTCCCGGCGGCTCGCGACCGATATCGACGAGCGCGAGGACCTGGCGGAGGTACTGCTCTCGGGCGACGGTGCCGCCCGCGACTGGCTGGTCGCGGCGGGATTTCGCCTGGATACGGGTGACGGACGCGTGTCGGTCGTGCGGGAGGGGGACGGGTAG
- the uppS gene encoding polyprenyl diphosphate synthase — MTLRDRVRTALDSAYERLLRREIGDGPDHVAIIQDGNRRYARRNGEDAPDGHRAGADTTERVLDWCADLGVEELTLYAFSTENFDRPDEELKPLFDLLEDKLREFADADRVHEQGVCIRALGEVDRLPERVRDAVAYAEDRTAEYDAFTLNIALAYGGRNELLGAVREVASDVADGDLAADEVGVAEVESRLYRRPVRDVDLIIRTGGDERTSNFLPWHANGNEAAAYFCSPYWPEFSKVDFLRSIRTYEAREESWRRARARRAAALVRALAEVELDEARAVAARLRERLPGDADAVDEALEVEAAGGGETAGETAD; from the coding sequence GTGACTCTTCGCGACCGCGTCCGGACGGCCCTCGACAGCGCCTACGAGCGTCTGCTCCGGCGCGAGATCGGCGACGGCCCCGACCACGTCGCGATCATCCAGGACGGCAACCGTCGGTACGCGCGCCGAAACGGCGAGGACGCCCCGGACGGGCATCGCGCCGGGGCGGACACGACCGAGCGCGTGCTCGACTGGTGTGCGGATCTGGGCGTCGAGGAGCTGACGCTGTACGCCTTCTCGACGGAGAACTTCGACCGTCCCGACGAGGAACTGAAGCCGCTGTTCGACCTCCTCGAGGACAAACTCCGCGAGTTCGCCGACGCCGACCGCGTCCACGAGCAGGGCGTGTGTATCCGCGCGCTCGGCGAGGTCGACCGCCTCCCCGAGCGCGTCCGCGACGCGGTCGCGTACGCGGAGGACCGCACCGCCGAGTACGACGCGTTCACCCTCAACATCGCGCTTGCGTACGGCGGGCGCAACGAACTGCTCGGGGCGGTCCGGGAAGTCGCCAGCGACGTGGCCGACGGCGACCTCGCGGCCGACGAGGTGGGGGTCGCGGAGGTGGAGTCCAGGCTCTACCGCCGCCCCGTCCGCGACGTGGACCTCATCATCAGGACGGGGGGCGACGAGCGCACCTCGAACTTCCTCCCGTGGCACGCCAACGGCAACGAGGCGGCGGCGTACTTCTGTTCGCCCTACTGGCCGGAGTTCTCGAAGGTCGACTTCCTGCGGTCGATCCGAACCTACGAGGCCCGCGAGGAGTCGTGGCGTCGCGCCCGCGCGAGGCGGGCGGCGGCGCTGGTGCGCGCGCTGGCGGAGGTCGAGTTAGACGAGGCGCGGGCGGTCGCCGCGCGGTTGCGCGAGCGACTGCCCGGCGACGCCGACGCGGTCGACGAGGCGCTGGAGGTCGAGGCGGCGGGGGGCGGGGAGACCGCGGGCGAGACGGCCGACTGA
- a CDS encoding mechanosensitive ion channel family protein, whose amino-acid sequence MDPVALQTTIGGLTETLSGYLTNVLGFVVGFVLTYLIGKLVLVPLVRRVLKRRGFDRTVLSLGDSVLGALVVVLAISIGFMAAGFPRFLTAAATLGGAFALAIGFAAQDLIGNFVAGVFIIKDKPFEVGDWIEWDGNAGRVEDIDLRVSRVRTFDNERITVPNGDLANNAITNPVAYDTLRQKFVFGIGYDDDIDHATDCVIEEAEAIDEILDDPAPSVRVTELGDSAVGLQSRFWIDDPDRGDFVRVRSEYVQAVKERFDEEGIDMPYVYRQLTGEVEVLESVADEA is encoded by the coding sequence ATGGATCCTGTCGCGTTGCAGACGACGATCGGCGGACTGACGGAGACCCTCTCGGGGTACCTGACGAACGTGCTCGGCTTCGTGGTCGGCTTCGTCCTCACCTACCTGATCGGGAAGCTCGTGCTCGTGCCGCTCGTCCGACGGGTGCTCAAGCGCCGGGGCTTCGACCGCACGGTGTTGAGCCTCGGGGACAGCGTGCTGGGCGCGCTCGTGGTCGTGCTCGCGATATCGATCGGGTTCATGGCGGCCGGCTTCCCGCGGTTCCTGACCGCGGCGGCGACGCTGGGCGGCGCGTTCGCGCTGGCGATCGGCTTCGCCGCGCAGGACCTCATCGGTAACTTCGTCGCCGGCGTGTTCATCATCAAGGACAAGCCGTTCGAGGTGGGCGACTGGATCGAGTGGGACGGCAACGCGGGGCGCGTCGAGGACATCGACCTGCGCGTCTCCCGCGTCCGAACCTTCGACAACGAGCGCATCACGGTCCCGAACGGGGATCTCGCGAACAACGCGATCACCAACCCCGTCGCCTACGACACGCTCCGCCAGAAGTTCGTCTTCGGCATCGGCTACGACGACGACATCGACCACGCGACCGACTGCGTCATCGAGGAGGCCGAGGCGATCGACGAGATCCTCGACGACCCTGCGCCCTCTGTGCGCGTCACCGAGTTGGGCGACTCGGCGGTCGGGCTCCAGAGCCGATTCTGGATCGACGACCCCGACCGCGGCGACTTTGTCCGCGTGCGCTCGGAGTACGTCCAGGCGGTGAAGGAGCGCTTCGACGAGGAGGGCATCGACATGCCGTACGTCTACCGCCAGCTCACCGGCGAGGTGGAGGTGCTGGAGTCGGTCGCCGACGAGGCGTAG
- a CDS encoding TVP38/TMEM64 family protein, protein MNRRVLAGGAIAAGVLLAAVLTSPAAVLDRVSWIVADPVRLLAVLIGLAIVRPILAWPVTLVAVLAGYGFGLAAAPLSLGLMVLTSVPPFLFARRGRIDGGGGIVGGGGRAGAAVDRLVGAGERAVSVAGGTRSVAASRLLPIPSDAVSVGAGLAGVKTVPFVLGSAIGELPWAVAGTVAGASAGRIATDGLSEAFDPRLVATAGLAGLLLLAGPAYRYYAARPE, encoded by the coding sequence GTGAATCGTCGCGTGCTCGCGGGCGGCGCGATCGCCGCCGGCGTCCTCCTCGCGGCCGTCCTCACGTCGCCGGCGGCGGTACTCGACCGCGTGTCGTGGATCGTCGCCGATCCCGTTCGCCTACTCGCGGTGCTGATCGGACTCGCGATCGTGCGACCGATACTGGCGTGGCCGGTGACGCTCGTGGCCGTCCTGGCGGGATACGGGTTCGGTCTCGCGGCGGCCCCGCTGTCGCTCGGGCTCATGGTGCTCACCTCCGTCCCGCCGTTCCTGTTCGCGCGCCGGGGCCGGATCGACGGCGGCGGGGGGATCGTCGGCGGCGGCGGACGGGCCGGGGCGGCCGTTGACCGACTGGTCGGCGCGGGCGAGCGCGCCGTCTCCGTCGCCGGCGGGACGCGCTCGGTCGCCGCCTCGCGACTGCTCCCCATCCCGTCGGACGCCGTCTCGGTCGGGGCCGGCCTCGCGGGCGTCAAGACCGTGCCGTTCGTGCTCGGGAGCGCCATCGGCGAGCTTCCGTGGGCCGTTGCCGGCACGGTCGCGGGCGCGTCCGCCGGTCGGATCGCGACCGACGGACTCTCGGAGGCGTTCGATCCACGACTGGTCGCGACGGCGGGCCTCGCCGGCCTCCTCCTGCTCGCCGGACCGGCGTACCGCTACTACGCGGCGCGGCCCGAGTGA
- a CDS encoding DUF92 domain-containing protein: MRHRLRRAGGFAVVASAVLAAPALGPAAAAPFAAVAVLAAFVVEEGRLFELFARPGDYEDRRLNGLAGFALAATALGVLTALPQSPMPTTVYAAAVVSVAYGVLGREFVRESTGDEFAMTTAFALAAFLAAVVGQVAVAVAAESFALATLPTFVVLAATAALVAALLRSVLFPRDDPIVIVSVGFLLWVLSALSEAGGVATSPSVVAVGLAVSVGLGVVSYVLETASVSGMLTGVLLGFTAVVLGGYGWFAVLISFFAVGGLAAKFRFEEKDDRGVAEGNDGARAAGNVLGNAGVALVAVAGFAVARAVVPDSAVPTLFAFAFAGSVATAMADTLSSEFGGLFDTPRLVTTLRPVEPGTDGAITWQGELAGVAGAGLVAAIAALVMPLGTRVGVAGVAGGSASVAVAPVAGAVVAAGVVGMTVDSLLGATVEGDRLGNQAVNTLATLSGALSGVALAVAVGAASVPAASTLAAAFDAAALAVGVAAALPVS, from the coding sequence GTGAGACACCGACTGCGGCGCGCGGGGGGATTCGCCGTCGTCGCCTCCGCGGTCCTGGCCGCGCCGGCGTTGGGCCCGGCGGCGGCCGCGCCGTTCGCCGCGGTCGCCGTCCTCGCGGCGTTCGTCGTCGAGGAGGGACGCCTGTTCGAACTGTTCGCCCGTCCCGGCGACTACGAGGACCGCCGGCTCAACGGGCTGGCGGGCTTCGCGCTGGCCGCGACCGCCCTCGGCGTGTTGACGGCGCTCCCGCAGTCACCGATGCCGACGACGGTGTACGCCGCGGCCGTCGTCTCGGTGGCGTACGGCGTCCTCGGTCGGGAGTTCGTCCGCGAGTCGACGGGCGACGAGTTCGCGATGACGACGGCGTTCGCGCTCGCGGCGTTCCTCGCGGCCGTCGTCGGGCAGGTCGCGGTCGCGGTCGCCGCCGAGTCGTTCGCGCTCGCGACGCTGCCCACGTTCGTCGTCCTCGCGGCGACGGCCGCCCTCGTGGCCGCGCTGCTTCGCTCGGTGCTGTTCCCCCGCGACGACCCCATCGTGATAGTGTCGGTGGGGTTCCTGTTGTGGGTGCTGTCGGCGCTCTCGGAGGCCGGCGGCGTCGCCACGTCGCCGTCGGTCGTCGCCGTCGGCCTCGCCGTCTCGGTCGGCCTCGGCGTCGTCTCGTACGTCCTCGAGACCGCCTCCGTCTCTGGGATGCTCACCGGTGTCCTCCTGGGATTCACAGCGGTCGTCCTCGGCGGCTACGGCTGGTTCGCCGTGCTCATCTCGTTTTTCGCCGTCGGCGGTCTCGCCGCCAAGTTCCGGTTCGAGGAGAAGGACGACCGCGGCGTCGCCGAGGGCAACGACGGCGCGCGCGCCGCGGGCAACGTCCTCGGCAACGCCGGCGTCGCCTTAGTCGCCGTGGCCGGCTTCGCGGTCGCCCGGGCGGTCGTCCCCGACTCGGCCGTCCCGACGCTGTTCGCGTTCGCGTTCGCCGGATCCGTCGCGACGGCGATGGCCGACACGCTCTCCTCGGAGTTCGGCGGGCTGTTCGACACGCCGCGGCTCGTCACGACCCTCCGACCGGTCGAGCCCGGTACCGACGGCGCGATCACCTGGCAGGGCGAACTCGCGGGCGTCGCCGGCGCGGGGCTCGTCGCCGCAATCGCGGCGCTCGTGATGCCGCTCGGGACGAGGGTCGGGGTCGCCGGCGTCGCCGGCGGGTCGGCCTCCGTCGCGGTCGCACCGGTCGCGGGCGCGGTCGTCGCCGCCGGCGTCGTCGGCATGACCGTCGACAGCCTCCTCGGGGCGACCGTCGAGGGCGACCGGCTCGGGAACCAGGCGGTGAACACGCTCGCGACGCTGTCGGGCGCGCTGTCGGGCGTCGCCCTCGCGGTCGCCGTCGGCGCGGCGTCGGTGCCCGCGGCGTCGACGCTCGCGGCCGCTTTCGACGCCGCGGCGCTGGCCGTCGGCGTCGCCGCGGCGCTCCCCGTGTCGTGA
- a CDS encoding undecaprenyl diphosphate synthase family protein — MGLYDAYLGVRHRLNEGDAPEHVALVIAERDLLEQGAYGTLESFLGWAFEFGADRVTVSVSVLDEAVVDTLARELADVDAPRRIAVRTPDDTEPADAPVRVNIGLGGKREFARAVREVAAAVDAGDLDPDDIAEADIEERLIFPEEPDLVIKTGAERLSDFLIWQSVYSELYFTDVNWRDFRKRDYLRAVLDYQNRQRRFGR; from the coding sequence GTGGGACTGTACGACGCGTACCTCGGCGTTCGCCACCGGCTGAACGAGGGCGACGCGCCAGAACACGTCGCGCTCGTCATCGCCGAGCGCGACCTGCTCGAGCAGGGCGCATACGGCACGCTGGAGTCGTTTCTCGGGTGGGCGTTCGAGTTCGGGGCCGACCGCGTCACGGTCTCCGTCTCCGTGCTCGACGAGGCGGTCGTCGACACGCTCGCGCGCGAACTCGCGGACGTCGACGCTCCCCGACGGATCGCTGTGCGCACGCCCGACGACACCGAACCGGCCGACGCGCCCGTCCGGGTGAACATCGGCCTCGGCGGCAAGCGGGAGTTCGCCCGGGCGGTCCGCGAGGTCGCCGCGGCGGTCGACGCCGGCGACCTCGATCCCGACGACATCGCGGAGGCGGACATCGAGGAGCGGCTGATATTCCCCGAGGAGCCGGACCTCGTGATCAAGACCGGCGCGGAGCGCCTCTCGGATTTCCTCATCTGGCAGTCCGTCTACTCGGAGCTGTACTTCACGGACGTGAACTGGCGCGACTTCCGCAAGCGCGACTACCTCCGGGCGGTGTTGGACTACCAGAACCGCCAGCGGCGGTTCGGACGGTGA
- the cofG gene encoding 7,8-didemethyl-8-hydroxy-5-deazariboflavin synthase subunit CofG gives MFPGADEYDIDVTVADADVERLLSVGPEDVSAASELTFARNVFVPLTTACRYTCTYCTYYDVPGEASLLSPEEVRDRCRVGADAGCTEALFTFGDKPDSRYTAIHDQLAEWGFDSIVDYNERACEIALEEGLLPHSNPGDLTEPEFRRLRDVNASMGVMLETTADVDAHAGSRRKTPGQRLDTIRAAGEARVPFTTGILVGIGEGWSDRAESLLAIRDLHERYGHVQEVIVQPVTPNERSDFPGPSAATMRRVTAMARAALPPEVSVQSPPNLAPVSDLLDCGVDDLGGVSPVTDDYINPEYAWPALDELSEIADSGGVPLHERLPTHDRFLPEEHRRAGFDGDPAPGSWLHGQIPAALADESVHGERFRGVARRDAPLSV, from the coding sequence GTGTTCCCGGGCGCGGACGAGTACGACATCGACGTGACGGTCGCGGATGCGGACGTGGAGCGCCTGCTGTCAGTCGGCCCCGAGGACGTCTCCGCCGCGTCCGAGTTGACGTTCGCCCGGAACGTGTTCGTCCCGTTGACGACCGCCTGCCGGTACACCTGCACGTACTGCACCTACTACGACGTGCCCGGCGAGGCGAGCCTCCTGTCGCCCGAGGAGGTACGCGATCGATGTCGCGTCGGCGCGGACGCCGGCTGTACCGAGGCGCTGTTCACGTTCGGCGACAAGCCGGACTCGCGCTACACCGCGATCCACGACCAACTCGCCGAGTGGGGATTCGACTCGATCGTCGACTACAACGAGCGCGCCTGCGAGATCGCCCTGGAGGAGGGCCTGCTCCCGCACTCGAACCCCGGCGACCTCACCGAACCGGAGTTTCGCCGCCTCCGCGACGTGAACGCCTCGATGGGCGTGATGCTGGAGACGACCGCGGACGTGGACGCCCACGCCGGGAGCAGGCGGAAGACGCCCGGCCAGCGGCTCGACACGATTCGCGCCGCGGGGGAAGCCCGGGTGCCGTTCACGACCGGGATCCTCGTCGGCATCGGCGAGGGGTGGTCGGACAGGGCCGAGTCGCTGCTCGCGATCCGCGACCTGCACGAGCGCTATGGCCACGTGCAGGAGGTGATCGTCCAGCCGGTGACGCCCAACGAGCGCTCGGACTTCCCGGGGCCCTCGGCGGCGACGATGCGGCGGGTGACGGCGATGGCGCGGGCCGCGTTGCCGCCGGAGGTGTCGGTGCAGTCGCCGCCGAACCTCGCGCCGGTGAGCGACCTGCTCGACTGTGGCGTCGACGACCTCGGCGGCGTCTCTCCGGTGACGGACGACTACATCAACCCGGAGTACGCGTGGCCCGCCCTCGACGAACTCAGCGAGATCGCCGACTCCGGCGGCGTTCCGCTGCACGAACGGCTCCCGACCCACGACCGCTTCCTGCCGGAGGAGCACCGGCGCGCCGGATTCGACGGCGACCCCGCTCCGGGAAGCTGGCTCCACGGGCAGATCCCCGCGGCGCTCGCCGACGAGAGCGTTCACGGGGAGCGCTTCCGCGGCGTCGCCCGTCGCGACGCGCCGCTGTCGGTGTGA
- a CDS encoding DUF5830 family protein: MPPEDDRARDRGEARSRSETVELAVDLLDHLADDELPLPELLDRLETVTTSPAVTREALEEAERRGVIEREDAVVRVHGSGTVRLDSRVIRREGDFSCRRCGAGITTGHFLRLDAGELGPFGSSCIRKVTGREE; the protein is encoded by the coding sequence GTGCCACCGGAAGACGACCGGGCGAGGGATCGTGGCGAGGCCCGGAGCCGATCCGAGACGGTCGAGCTGGCGGTCGACCTGCTGGATCACCTGGCGGACGACGAGCTTCCGCTGCCGGAGCTGCTCGACCGGCTGGAGACGGTGACGACCAGCCCGGCCGTCACCCGGGAGGCGCTGGAGGAGGCCGAACGCCGGGGGGTCATCGAGCGCGAGGATGCCGTCGTCCGCGTTCACGGCTCCGGGACGGTCCGACTCGACTCGCGAGTGATCCGCCGGGAGGGCGACTTCTCGTGTCGCCGGTGCGGCGCTGGGATCACGACGGGCCACTTCCTCCGGCTCGACGCCGGCGAACTCGGGCCGTTCGGCTCCTCGTGCATCCGGAAGGTGACCGGTCGAGAGGAGTAG
- a CDS encoding complex I NDUFA9 subunit family protein: MRVVVAGGTGFIGTHLCTELDQRGHDVVALARDPSGAGLPDGVVTKRGDVTDRDTLTGPVADADAVVNLVALSPLFKPDGGDEMHGRIHRGGTENLVAVAEEAGVDRFVQMSALGADPNGTTHYIRSKGRAEEIVRDADPDHVIVRPSVVFGDGGEFVHFTKRLKEIFAPGVPVYPLPGGGRNRFQPIWVGDLVPMLADCVDGAEHAGETYEFGGPDVLSLREISELVFEADGESITVVPLPMPLAKVGLTVLGSVGFPMGRDQYRSLQFDNVVSGNDVTAFGVTEADLRTFEEYLGLATADDGAETAATA; this comes from the coding sequence ATGCGCGTAGTCGTGGCCGGCGGTACCGGCTTCATCGGGACGCACCTGTGTACGGAACTCGACCAGCGCGGGCACGACGTGGTCGCGCTCGCGCGGGACCCCTCCGGCGCGGGGCTCCCGGACGGCGTCGTGACGAAGCGGGGCGACGTGACCGATCGCGACACGCTGACGGGACCCGTCGCGGACGCCGACGCGGTCGTGAACCTCGTCGCGCTGTCGCCGCTGTTCAAGCCCGACGGCGGCGACGAGATGCACGGACGGATCCACCGGGGCGGCACCGAGAACCTCGTCGCCGTCGCCGAGGAGGCCGGCGTGGACCGATTCGTTCAGATGTCCGCGCTCGGCGCGGACCCGAACGGGACGACCCACTACATCCGCTCGAAGGGGCGCGCCGAGGAGATCGTCCGCGACGCCGACCCCGACCACGTGATCGTCCGACCATCGGTCGTCTTCGGCGACGGCGGGGAGTTCGTCCACTTCACGAAGCGCCTGAAGGAGATATTCGCGCCCGGCGTTCCGGTCTACCCGCTCCCGGGCGGGGGACGAAACCGGTTCCAGCCGATCTGGGTCGGCGACCTCGTGCCGATGCTGGCCGACTGCGTCGACGGGGCCGAACACGCCGGCGAGACGTACGAGTTCGGCGGCCCCGACGTGCTCTCGCTCCGAGAGATCTCCGAGCTGGTGTTCGAGGCCGACGGGGAGTCGATCACCGTCGTCCCCCTCCCGATGCCGCTCGCGAAGGTCGGCCTGACCGTGCTCGGGTCGGTGGGGTTCCCGATGGGCCGGGACCAGTATCGCTCCCTGCAGTTCGACAACGTCGTCTCCGGGAACGACGTGACCGCCTTCGGCGTCACCGAGGCGGACCTGCGGACGTTCGAGGAGTACCTCGGCCTCGCGACCGCCGACGACGGGGCGGAGACGGCGGCCACGGCGTAG
- a CDS encoding tubulin/FtsZ family protein, producing the protein MKLALIGFGQAGGKIVDKFVQYDQRTGSDIVRAAVAVNTAKADLMGLEEIPQDQRVLIGQSRVKGHGVGADNELGAEIAEEDIDEVQGAIDSIPVHEVDAFLVVAGLGGGTGSGGAPVLAKHLKRIYTEPVYGLGVLPGSDEGGIYTLNAARSFQTFVREVDNLMVFDNDAWRKTGESVSGGYDEINEEIVKRFGILFGAGEVEQGQEVAESVVDSSEIINTLSGGGVSTVGYASEEVEEAAGGGGLLSRLTGDDGDEDLDTAHTTNRITSLVRKAALGRLTLPCEIEGTERALLVMAGPPQHLNRKGIERGRKWLEEQTGSMEVRGGDYPVKGSGFVASVILLSGVTNVPRIKELQQVAIEAQENIDDIRQESEDNLDTLISDDEDELESLF; encoded by the coding sequence ATGAAACTGGCACTCATCGGATTCGGGCAGGCGGGGGGGAAGATCGTGGACAAGTTCGTCCAGTACGACCAGCGCACGGGAAGCGACATCGTGCGAGCGGCCGTCGCGGTCAACACGGCCAAGGCGGACCTCATGGGACTCGAGGAGATCCCGCAGGACCAGCGCGTCCTCATCGGGCAGTCCCGGGTCAAGGGCCACGGGGTCGGCGCGGACAACGAACTCGGCGCGGAGATCGCCGAGGAGGACATCGACGAGGTGCAGGGCGCGATCGACTCGATCCCGGTCCACGAGGTCGACGCGTTCCTGGTCGTCGCCGGGCTGGGGGGCGGCACGGGCTCCGGCGGCGCGCCGGTGCTCGCGAAGCACCTCAAGCGCATCTACACCGAGCCCGTCTACGGGCTCGGCGTCCTGCCCGGATCCGACGAAGGAGGGATCTACACGCTCAACGCGGCGCGCTCGTTCCAGACGTTCGTCCGCGAGGTGGACAACCTCATGGTGTTCGACAACGACGCGTGGCGCAAGACCGGGGAGTCCGTCTCCGGCGGCTACGACGAGATCAACGAGGAGATCGTCAAGCGGTTCGGCATCCTCTTCGGCGCGGGCGAGGTCGAACAGGGCCAGGAAGTCGCCGAGTCGGTCGTCGACTCCTCGGAGATCATCAACACGCTCTCTGGCGGCGGCGTCTCCACGGTCGGCTACGCCAGCGAGGAGGTCGAGGAGGCCGCCGGCGGCGGCGGGCTGCTCTCGCGGCTCACCGGCGACGACGGCGACGAGGACCTCGACACCGCCCACACCACCAACCGGATCACCTCGCTCGTGCGCAAGGCGGCGCTGGGTCGACTCACCCTCCCGTGTGAGATCGAGGGCACCGAGCGCGCCCTGCTCGTGATGGCGGGGCCGCCGCAGCACCTCAATCGAAAGGGCATCGAACGCGGTCGCAAGTGGCTCGAGGAGCAGACCGGGTCGATGGAGGTCCGCGGCGGCGACTACCCCGTCAAGGGGTCCGGCTTCGTCGCGAGCGTCATCCTGTTGTCGGGCGTGACGAACGTCCCGCGGATCAAGGAGCTCCAGCAGGTCGCCATCGAGGCCCAGGAGAACATCGACGACATCCGGCAGGAGAGCGAGGACAACCTCGACACACTCATCAGCGATGACGAGGACGAGCTTGAGTCGCTGTTCTAA
- a CDS encoding dienelactone hydrolase family protein has protein sequence MTDIDTSTLEGPHAGQPVRHAGADLDDATAAVVMVHGRGATAHSILGMAGEFEADDVAYLAPSAARNTWYPHSFMEPMPKNQPHLDSALAFVGSVAGEAADAVGRENVLLLGFSQGACLSSEWVARNAARFGGLVGFSGGLIGPEGTPREYDGDLDGTPAFLGCSDVDPHIPLERVEETTEVLEELGADVDERIYEGMGHGVNEDELSAAKAMVASLERDGE, from the coding sequence GTGACCGACATCGACACCTCGACGCTCGAGGGCCCCCACGCCGGCCAGCCCGTCCGCCACGCCGGCGCTGATCTCGACGACGCGACCGCGGCGGTCGTGATGGTCCACGGCCGCGGCGCGACCGCACACAGCATCCTCGGGATGGCCGGGGAGTTCGAGGCCGACGACGTGGCGTACCTCGCGCCCTCGGCCGCCCGCAACACCTGGTACCCCCACTCGTTCATGGAGCCGATGCCGAAGAACCAGCCGCACCTCGACTCCGCACTCGCGTTCGTCGGGAGCGTCGCGGGCGAGGCCGCCGACGCCGTCGGCCGCGAGAACGTGCTCCTGCTCGGCTTCTCGCAGGGGGCGTGTCTCTCCTCGGAGTGGGTCGCGCGCAACGCCGCCCGCTTCGGGGGTCTCGTGGGCTTCTCCGGCGGCCTCATCGGCCCCGAGGGAACTCCCCGCGAGTACGACGGCGACCTCGACGGCACGCCCGCCTTCCTCGGCTGCTCGGACGTGGACCCGCACATCCCGCTGGAGCGAGTCGAGGAGACGACCGAAGTGCTGGAGGAACTGGGCGCGGACGTGGACGAACGCATCTACGAGGGGATGGGCCACGGCGTCAACGAGGACGAACTGAGCGCCGCGAAGGCGATGGTTGCGAGTCTCGAACGCGACGGCGAGTAG